The following proteins come from a genomic window of Rhodopirellula bahusiensis:
- a CDS encoding DUF3237 domain-containing protein, producing MLKLSTFLFAFLPCVLFSLSSQALAEVAGDTGVKGERVFYASHSLMWYVPDQLTELASAQGIDDHQLVGLQKIGASRTLQHWQLPDDENLAKEALRQGDVDVFVMSPIQFPDEGIENFIKLGLKHNPEMRFLVQLSWGGGDIDNQDFPNGAWEVPDRDKTPEQLSLMNARNIRAGETQIDSLNEKYGDGQDFVFLIPASQAASELRSRIYRKEMPGLEDQDELFVDPAHPSAPLEALNTYLHFAVLYQQSPLGLPATQKLEQVNRPQWDESLTRTLQEIAWQTAANYSRSGLPNVDAEEISAAFDFPQPVEYPELEFVYTANIKVGEALDFGQVDDGKRLVIPIVGGTFHGPDIQGEVVPGGVDWNLSRSDGATEADATYFLRTEDGVLIRVSNLGVGAPPTGLRFTTPRFIAPRGQYDWLNQSTFVGTLEVDWKREFSIRLRVFRVRSQESP from the coding sequence ATGCTCAAACTCTCCACCTTTCTTTTTGCGTTTCTTCCGTGCGTGCTTTTCAGCCTGAGTTCTCAAGCTCTGGCTGAAGTTGCGGGTGATACTGGAGTGAAAGGCGAAAGAGTTTTTTACGCGTCACACAGCCTGATGTGGTACGTGCCGGATCAGTTGACAGAATTGGCATCGGCCCAGGGAATCGATGACCATCAGCTGGTTGGTTTGCAAAAGATCGGTGCATCACGGACGTTGCAGCATTGGCAGTTGCCGGATGACGAAAATCTGGCAAAGGAAGCTCTCAGGCAGGGCGATGTCGACGTCTTCGTGATGTCGCCCATCCAATTCCCTGACGAGGGGATCGAAAATTTCATCAAGCTGGGATTGAAGCACAATCCAGAGATGCGATTCCTTGTCCAGCTTTCTTGGGGAGGCGGAGACATCGACAATCAGGATTTTCCGAATGGGGCTTGGGAAGTTCCCGATCGCGATAAGACGCCTGAGCAACTCTCTCTAATGAACGCTCGTAACATCCGCGCGGGTGAAACTCAGATTGATTCGTTGAATGAGAAATATGGTGATGGTCAAGACTTTGTCTTTCTCATTCCGGCTTCTCAAGCGGCCTCTGAACTGCGTTCACGGATCTACAGAAAGGAAATGCCGGGGTTGGAGGATCAAGACGAGCTCTTTGTCGACCCGGCTCATCCCTCGGCTCCCTTGGAAGCTTTGAACACTTATCTGCACTTTGCGGTTTTGTACCAACAAAGTCCCCTCGGTCTGCCGGCCACACAAAAGCTTGAGCAAGTCAATCGGCCGCAATGGGATGAATCGTTGACCCGAACGCTTCAAGAAATCGCATGGCAGACAGCAGCGAATTATTCCCGATCGGGCCTGCCCAACGTCGACGCGGAAGAGATATCGGCTGCCTTCGACTTCCCTCAACCCGTTGAATACCCTGAACTTGAATTTGTTTACACCGCCAACATCAAGGTTGGCGAAGCACTCGATTTCGGTCAGGTCGACGACGGGAAACGGCTGGTCATTCCGATTGTCGGTGGGACCTTTCACGGTCCAGACATCCAGGGCGAAGTGGTTCCTGGTGGCGTCGACTGGAATCTCTCCCGCAGTGATGGTGCGACTGAAGCAGATGCAACCTACTTTCTTCGCACGGAAGACGGAGTGCTCATTCGAGTCTCCAATTTAGGTGTCGGTGCACCTCCAACAGGATTGCGTTTTACCACGCCTCGATTCATTGCCCCCCGGGGGCAATACGATTGGCTCAATCAGTCGACCTTCGTAGGCACCTTGGAAGTTGACTGGAAACGCGAGTTCTCAATTCGATTGCGAGTCTTTCGCGTTCGCTCTCAGGAATCACCTTAG
- a CDS encoding endo-1,4-beta-xylanase, with the protein MSSKTLACFCCLALTATFALAQEPKQSSEDLMGTWHCQFESPFGLQTYHFHLVIDNAGDATLKAEVDDRDEERKVVFVDVKVDNDSIEFAEVRQFGEREFRIEYTGKLKGKELAITRSFGQRGDQDAVATRNLPKPPPKEDPAPVVDVKIDRLIKDAFMDSFLVGMAGDLPSRYSEEELKLAAEHFDAVTPENCMKPERVHPGEDRWSFEQTDALVQWAEKNDMTIHGHTLVWHAQTPNWFFEGRDPETVKRRMKEHIDTLVGRYRGRLQSWDVVNEAINDGGDAETAKTENLRDSNWLQTLGPEFLTLAFKFARQADPDAVLYYNDYNIESGPKHESSMVLLRRLLADGAPIDAVGIQGHWRSGRVPFEAIEKAITDYASLGLKVSITELDVTIRGESGGQFGRRRFRSSSPPSLEDLNVQAEDYAKLFSIFKKHEDVIERVTFWGLNDRRTWRWGQHPLLFDGNNNPKPAYASIIALTDGKDDKNTPDQSNNVKIEDGGRGPYSAIATESKTLAGITIYRPDDLTAFGSEQQLPILLWGNGACANTTEEHKNFLNEIASHGYIVLGIGPLDQLQQRGEASRQRTSSSQLLAALDWIIAQDATERSIYFEKIDTTKVAAMGMSCGGLQAIEISGDPRITTTVVCNSGVLPTQSPMAAMPNLTKDDLGKFHGPVLYIMGGPSDIAYKNAINDFSRVDHVPIVMTNLDVGHGGTYRRPHGGKYSPVAIAWLDWHLKGEQSGAKMFVGDDSQLRRDPDWTIDSKNISR; encoded by the coding sequence ATGTCTTCCAAAACGCTCGCTTGCTTTTGTTGCTTGGCACTGACCGCCACGTTTGCCCTGGCCCAAGAGCCAAAGCAAAGTTCGGAAGACTTAATGGGTACATGGCATTGTCAATTCGAATCACCGTTCGGATTGCAGACTTACCACTTTCACCTTGTGATCGATAACGCTGGCGATGCGACATTGAAAGCGGAAGTGGACGATCGAGACGAAGAGCGAAAAGTTGTGTTTGTCGATGTGAAGGTCGACAACGATTCCATCGAATTCGCGGAGGTTCGCCAATTCGGCGAGCGAGAGTTTCGTATTGAATACACCGGCAAGCTCAAAGGAAAAGAACTCGCGATCACCAGGTCGTTTGGGCAGAGGGGCGATCAGGATGCAGTTGCAACCCGCAACCTTCCGAAGCCCCCGCCGAAAGAAGATCCCGCTCCGGTGGTCGACGTCAAAATCGATCGCCTGATCAAAGACGCCTTCATGGATTCGTTCTTAGTTGGAATGGCGGGTGACCTTCCCTCTCGCTATTCCGAAGAAGAGCTGAAATTGGCAGCGGAGCATTTTGATGCGGTGACTCCCGAGAACTGCATGAAGCCCGAGCGAGTTCATCCGGGCGAAGATCGTTGGAGTTTCGAGCAGACTGATGCTTTGGTGCAGTGGGCCGAAAAGAACGATATGACGATTCACGGCCACACACTGGTTTGGCACGCACAGACGCCTAATTGGTTCTTCGAGGGACGCGATCCCGAGACCGTCAAGCGTCGAATGAAAGAACATATTGATACGTTGGTAGGACGTTACAGAGGAAGACTGCAAAGCTGGGACGTTGTCAATGAAGCGATCAACGATGGTGGTGACGCGGAAACGGCGAAAACCGAAAACCTTCGCGACTCGAATTGGCTACAAACACTCGGTCCGGAGTTTCTCACGTTGGCATTCAAGTTCGCTCGCCAAGCGGATCCGGACGCCGTGCTTTACTACAACGACTACAACATTGAATCAGGGCCCAAACATGAAAGCTCGATGGTGCTTCTGAGGCGACTTCTTGCCGACGGCGCCCCAATCGATGCCGTGGGCATTCAAGGCCATTGGCGGAGCGGGCGAGTTCCGTTCGAGGCCATCGAAAAAGCGATTACCGACTACGCATCGCTGGGACTGAAGGTCAGCATCACGGAGCTCGATGTCACCATCCGCGGTGAGTCCGGAGGACAGTTCGGAAGACGCCGGTTCCGAAGCAGTTCACCGCCCTCCCTTGAAGATCTGAACGTACAGGCCGAAGACTATGCCAAGCTGTTTTCCATCTTCAAGAAACATGAAGATGTCATCGAACGCGTTACATTCTGGGGACTGAACGATCGACGCACTTGGAGATGGGGACAACACCCTTTGCTGTTCGACGGCAACAACAACCCCAAACCAGCCTACGCCAGTATCATTGCGTTGACTGACGGAAAGGACGATAAAAACACACCCGACCAATCCAACAATGTAAAGATTGAAGACGGTGGGCGAGGGCCCTATTCCGCGATTGCCACGGAATCTAAAACGCTTGCCGGCATCACGATCTACCGCCCGGACGATCTCACTGCGTTTGGAAGCGAACAACAGCTACCAATCCTCCTATGGGGAAATGGCGCGTGTGCGAACACAACGGAGGAACACAAGAACTTTCTCAATGAGATCGCATCGCACGGATACATCGTTCTCGGCATTGGACCACTCGATCAGTTGCAGCAGCGAGGTGAGGCGTCTCGCCAACGGACGAGTTCGTCCCAGTTGCTTGCTGCCTTGGACTGGATCATCGCGCAGGATGCAACCGAGAGAAGCATCTACTTCGAGAAAATTGATACGACCAAAGTTGCTGCGATGGGGATGTCCTGTGGAGGACTACAAGCCATCGAAATTTCAGGTGATCCCAGAATCACCACCACAGTGGTTTGCAACAGTGGCGTGTTGCCGACTCAATCGCCGATGGCCGCAATGCCGAATCTGACCAAGGATGACCTCGGGAAGTTTCACGGTCCCGTCCTGTATATTATGGGCGGACCGTCGGACATCGCTTACAAAAATGCGATAAACGATTTCTCACGAGTAGATCATGTGCCAATCGTGATGACAAACCTAGACGTCGGACACGGAGGAACTTACCGGCGACCACACGGCGGGAAGTATTCTCCCGTGGCAATCGCTTGGCTCGACTGGCATCTCAAAGGCGAGCAATCAGGCGCCAAAATGTTTGTCGGTGACGATAGCCAGTTGAGACGCGATCCGGATTGGACCATCGACTCTAAAAACATAAGTCGTTGA
- a CDS encoding tyrosine-type recombinase/integrase has protein sequence MELNRMPRQKAKLPKYHYHVSGQARVYLDGRYFYLGTYDSPESHARYFALCKEYQKDGCKMPEDSSTHPSEDATITVSCVTAEYLEFAKVKYAKSPGEYSKHESLCDLLDDEYGDLPAVEFGPRRLSEIRDLLVATKNRRGRHNTRHYINQQVQIIVQVFKRAVARELVPVEVWTALKALDSLREGETVANESTDREPVGIEAVRQTAEHLSPVLKTMVRIQAATGMRPSEVLRMRPIDIDKRTDGVWVYRPNEHKTKRHGKKKQVPIVGDAQEALEPYLNREPTEYCFKPEESARWYQEQKSAKRKTPANQGDRPGYNKRTRAGESKPREYSPKFNKDSYRKAIVRAAKKAGAEHWTPYQLRHTAATAIREALGIEGAQALLGHSKRQMTEHYAKESLDKAIEAAKAGPKI, from the coding sequence TTGGAACTGAATCGCATGCCAAGACAAAAAGCAAAGCTCCCCAAGTACCACTACCACGTCTCGGGCCAAGCCCGCGTCTATCTCGATGGACGGTACTTCTACCTCGGCACCTACGACTCGCCCGAGAGTCACGCCCGGTACTTCGCCCTCTGCAAGGAGTACCAAAAAGACGGCTGCAAGATGCCCGAGGACAGCTCGACCCATCCGAGCGAGGACGCAACCATCACGGTGAGCTGCGTCACCGCAGAATACCTCGAGTTTGCGAAAGTGAAGTACGCCAAGTCGCCAGGGGAATACTCAAAGCATGAAAGCCTCTGCGACCTTCTCGATGACGAGTACGGAGACCTGCCGGCGGTCGAATTCGGGCCAAGACGGCTCTCCGAAATACGTGACTTGCTCGTGGCCACCAAGAACCGCCGTGGCCGGCACAACACGCGCCACTACATCAACCAGCAAGTTCAGATCATCGTGCAAGTTTTCAAACGTGCCGTCGCGAGAGAACTGGTTCCAGTCGAAGTCTGGACGGCACTGAAAGCGCTGGACTCGCTGCGAGAAGGCGAGACCGTGGCGAATGAATCCACCGATCGAGAACCGGTGGGGATTGAGGCTGTACGGCAGACCGCCGAGCACCTTTCACCAGTCCTCAAGACCATGGTGCGGATCCAGGCGGCAACCGGCATGCGCCCCAGCGAAGTGCTTCGGATGCGTCCAATCGACATCGACAAACGAACGGACGGTGTGTGGGTCTACCGTCCGAATGAACACAAAACGAAACGGCACGGCAAGAAGAAACAGGTGCCAATCGTCGGTGACGCCCAAGAGGCTCTTGAGCCCTACCTGAATCGGGAGCCAACGGAATATTGTTTCAAACCGGAGGAATCCGCTCGTTGGTATCAGGAACAAAAATCCGCCAAGCGAAAAACACCAGCCAATCAAGGCGATCGCCCCGGTTACAACAAGCGCACCCGTGCGGGTGAATCGAAACCGCGTGAGTACTCCCCGAAGTTCAACAAGGACTCCTATCGCAAAGCAATTGTCCGTGCAGCCAAGAAGGCCGGGGCGGAACACTGGACGCCGTATCAGCTCAGGCACACCGCCGCGACTGCGATCCGGGAAGCACTCGGGATCGAAGGAGCCCAAGCTCTGCTCGGACACTCCAAGCGGCAGATGACCGAGCACTACGCGAAGGAGTCCCTCGACAAGGCGATCGAAGCCGCCAAAGCTGGTCCCAAAATCTAG
- a CDS encoding HD domain-containing phosphohydrolase: MNTPATSTDTAVFSAPVVPGNHGVLPQGNSAKPVAALPGKIMIVDDEIANVLVVKKYLERAGYRDFETTTDSTSAFRILETSMPDVLLLDINMPNVDGIQVLERVRQDPRFKHLPVLILTANTDERIKLVCLELGATDFLLKPVDPMDLTPRVRNSLQSKSFQDRLQHHAAELELKVEQRTRELEASRREVIYCLARAAEMRDNDTGNHVIRVGRFAGIIAAGMGLPDWFVRDIEMAAQLHDVGKIAIPDAILLKPGKLEPEEFDVIQNHVKFGHQIIQPHTSTDARRMRTHVELGADMLSNGSALMRLAASIAQTHHEKFDGSGYPLGLAGSDIPLEGRITAVADVFDALSAERPYKKAMPREKCFSILEEGRGTHFDPDVLDAFFECTKEIVRVQLDYMDHCEPTPATTTAPADTNQDES, from the coding sequence ATGAACACTCCCGCCACCTCCACTGATACGGCCGTCTTCAGCGCGCCCGTCGTGCCAGGAAATCATGGTGTTCTTCCGCAAGGAAACTCGGCCAAGCCCGTCGCGGCGTTGCCCGGCAAAATTATGATTGTCGACGATGAGATCGCCAACGTTCTCGTCGTGAAGAAGTACTTGGAACGAGCCGGCTATCGCGATTTCGAAACGACTACCGATTCCACCTCCGCGTTTCGAATCCTCGAAACCAGCATGCCTGACGTTCTGCTGCTGGACATCAACATGCCCAACGTCGACGGCATCCAAGTCTTGGAACGAGTCCGACAAGACCCACGTTTCAAGCACTTGCCCGTCTTGATCCTGACCGCCAACACGGATGAACGGATCAAATTGGTTTGCCTTGAACTGGGCGCGACTGACTTTTTGCTGAAGCCTGTCGACCCGATGGATTTGACTCCGCGAGTCCGTAACTCACTGCAAAGCAAAAGCTTTCAAGATCGACTGCAGCACCACGCGGCGGAGCTCGAACTCAAAGTCGAACAGCGCACCCGAGAACTCGAAGCCTCTCGCCGCGAAGTCATTTACTGTTTGGCTCGAGCCGCAGAAATGCGAGACAACGACACTGGGAACCACGTCATCCGAGTCGGCCGTTTCGCGGGCATCATTGCCGCCGGGATGGGATTGCCGGATTGGTTCGTTCGCGACATCGAAATGGCCGCCCAGTTGCACGACGTGGGCAAGATCGCCATCCCCGATGCGATTCTTTTGAAACCAGGCAAGCTCGAACCAGAAGAGTTCGACGTGATCCAAAATCACGTCAAGTTCGGGCACCAGATCATCCAGCCACACACCAGCACCGATGCTCGCCGAATGCGAACGCACGTGGAGCTCGGTGCCGACATGCTCAGCAACGGCAGTGCGTTGATGCGACTGGCCGCCAGCATCGCACAAACCCACCACGAGAAATTTGACGGCTCGGGTTACCCGCTTGGATTGGCCGGCAGCGACATTCCACTCGAAGGGCGAATCACCGCCGTCGCCGATGTGTTCGACGCTCTCTCGGCGGAGCGTCCCTACAAGAAAGCTATGCCACGCGAAAAGTGTTTCTCGATTCTCGAAGAAGGTCGCGGCACACACTTCGATCCCGATGTCTTGGACGCGTTCTTCGAATGCACGAAAGAAATCGTACGCGTGCAGCTGGACTACATGGATCACTGCGAACCAACCCCAGCCACCACAACGGCACCCGCCGACACCAACCAAGACGAATCCTAA
- a CDS encoding alpha/beta hydrolase-fold protein: MKRIVALFAFCLLQAVQVSAQDDTNSERPRRQRGGFGGPIELGPDDKQTHPDPPGDIADKREDAPHGKLEMIEYESKTVGTTRKMNIYTPPGYSEEKKYPVLYLLHGIGGDETEWQRFASPNLLLDNLIADGKAVPMIVVMPNGRAQKNDRAEGNIMASAPAFAVFENDLLDDVIPAIESRYSVNADRQHRALAGLSMGGGQSLNFGLTHLDTFAWVGGFSSAPNTKAPDELIPDAEKAKKQLELLYLSCGNKDGLIRISQRLQRYLKENEIPHVWNVDSYGHDPTHWRNNLYHFAQMLFQDESGSSTLNEASVKKSEEQPSDNDSADSNPDVPEGIKDDFQPAPTNQAGKEYPQVNSQGRIKFRVVAPEAKSVATTFRDSTEFVKDEEGAWIGYSRPLDEGFHYYELIIDGAHVPDPNSKYYFGAMRWGSGIEIPAHDREFYALKNVPHGQVREIYFHSESTDAERRAFVYTPPGYDDDQDKRYPVMYLQHGWGENEYGWSVQGHAGLIMDNLIAEGKSKPFIIVMTYGMTNEVRMGGLRNFDIKDFETVLVDELVPYVDGNFRTLTDQPNRAMAGLSMGSMETKSITLRNLDKFSHIGLFSGATIGREDVENTDGFKDKVDLVFVSYGSKEVGGGRTRRGGNPAETVEKLKEMGIDAHYYLSPETAHEWQTWRRSLKEFAPLLFQPKDKLSGVWKVDFDTQIGVQSYVMTFGKDGGELSATAKAEVGGRSRDVTFEQVELNGDTVSFVENLNFGGNEIRIKYEGKIDGDAIMFLRKVGDFATEEATAKRSQSVDDLVSDNARESMQRPSDGQRQEAVAMDDSVDPNFHIYLCFGQSNMDSSGRMNDADRDVPERLLVMADFDNEQRGWQKHNWYHAVPPLAARGRGICMVDSFGKAMVNSLPEDVRVGIIKVCVPGCKIELYQKESFQSYVDGERDWLKNIVKGYDGNPYQYLVGMAKEAQKHGVIRGILLHQGESNTGDKEWPQKVKSVYDDLITDLDLDPNAVPLLAGEMVHADQGGRCASHNAIIAKLPEAISVAQVISSAGLPTDDKLHFNPEGSRGFGERYAAAMLSLLAQETANAK, from the coding sequence ATGAAACGAATCGTGGCATTGTTTGCGTTTTGCCTGCTTCAGGCAGTGCAAGTTTCAGCACAAGACGACACAAATTCCGAGCGACCTCGCCGTCAACGCGGAGGTTTTGGCGGTCCAATCGAACTCGGTCCCGACGACAAGCAAACGCATCCGGACCCGCCGGGCGACATCGCCGACAAACGTGAAGATGCTCCGCACGGCAAACTCGAAATGATCGAGTACGAGTCAAAAACGGTTGGCACGACTCGGAAAATGAATATCTACACGCCGCCTGGTTACTCAGAAGAGAAGAAGTATCCGGTGCTGTATCTCTTGCACGGAATCGGAGGGGATGAGACCGAATGGCAACGCTTCGCGTCTCCCAATCTGCTGCTAGACAATTTGATCGCCGATGGGAAGGCGGTCCCGATGATCGTGGTCATGCCAAATGGACGGGCACAAAAGAACGACCGGGCAGAAGGAAACATCATGGCTAGCGCGCCCGCGTTTGCCGTGTTCGAGAACGATCTGCTTGACGACGTAATTCCCGCGATCGAATCACGCTACTCCGTGAATGCGGATCGACAGCATCGCGCTCTCGCGGGTCTGTCGATGGGTGGCGGTCAATCGCTGAACTTTGGCCTCACGCACCTGGACACGTTCGCTTGGGTAGGAGGCTTTTCGTCAGCTCCAAACACGAAAGCCCCCGATGAACTCATTCCCGATGCCGAGAAAGCAAAAAAACAACTCGAATTGCTCTACCTGTCCTGCGGAAACAAAGATGGGTTGATCCGAATCAGTCAGCGATTGCAGCGGTACCTTAAAGAGAACGAGATCCCACACGTCTGGAACGTCGACTCTTACGGACACGATCCAACTCACTGGCGAAACAATCTGTATCACTTCGCTCAAATGCTGTTTCAAGACGAGTCTGGCAGTTCAACGCTGAACGAAGCATCAGTGAAGAAATCAGAGGAGCAGCCATCGGACAATGACTCTGCGGACAGCAACCCCGATGTCCCTGAAGGAATCAAAGACGACTTCCAGCCGGCACCGACCAATCAAGCCGGCAAAGAGTATCCACAAGTCAACTCCCAGGGCCGAATCAAGTTTCGAGTAGTGGCACCGGAAGCGAAAAGCGTGGCGACAACATTCCGTGACAGCACTGAATTTGTCAAAGACGAAGAAGGGGCGTGGATCGGCTACTCACGTCCTCTCGACGAAGGTTTTCACTACTACGAGCTGATCATTGATGGTGCTCACGTACCGGATCCGAATAGCAAGTACTACTTCGGTGCGATGCGTTGGGGGAGCGGGATTGAGATCCCCGCGCACGATCGTGAATTTTATGCGTTGAAGAACGTTCCCCACGGTCAAGTTCGTGAGATCTATTTCCATTCAGAGAGCACGGATGCGGAACGCCGCGCCTTCGTGTACACGCCACCGGGCTACGATGACGATCAAGACAAGCGTTATCCCGTGATGTATCTGCAGCATGGTTGGGGGGAGAACGAATATGGATGGAGCGTCCAAGGTCACGCCGGACTGATCATGGACAATCTGATCGCGGAAGGGAAATCGAAGCCGTTCATCATTGTGATGACCTACGGAATGACGAACGAGGTTCGCATGGGTGGGCTTCGCAATTTTGACATCAAGGATTTTGAAACGGTTCTCGTGGATGAACTGGTTCCGTACGTCGATGGCAATTTCCGCACGCTGACCGATCAACCAAACCGTGCCATGGCGGGTTTGTCGATGGGTAGCATGGAGACCAAATCCATCACGCTCCGCAACCTTGACAAGTTCTCTCACATCGGACTCTTCAGCGGGGCAACGATTGGAAGAGAGGACGTCGAAAACACAGATGGTTTCAAGGACAAAGTCGACCTCGTATTTGTCAGCTACGGAAGCAAGGAAGTTGGGGGTGGACGAACACGCCGCGGTGGCAATCCCGCTGAAACTGTTGAGAAATTGAAGGAAATGGGGATCGACGCACATTACTACTTGTCCCCTGAGACTGCCCACGAATGGCAGACTTGGCGACGCAGCTTGAAGGAATTTGCACCGCTGTTGTTCCAGCCAAAAGACAAATTATCGGGCGTCTGGAAAGTTGACTTCGATACTCAGATTGGTGTTCAAAGCTACGTGATGACCTTCGGCAAGGATGGCGGCGAACTGTCCGCAACGGCAAAAGCCGAAGTCGGTGGTCGTTCACGAGATGTCACCTTTGAGCAGGTGGAACTGAACGGCGACACCGTCTCCTTCGTCGAAAACCTGAACTTTGGTGGCAACGAAATCCGCATCAAATACGAGGGGAAGATCGACGGTGACGCGATCATGTTCTTGCGAAAGGTTGGTGATTTCGCGACCGAAGAGGCTACCGCCAAGCGTTCCCAGTCCGTCGACGACTTGGTGTCTGACAACGCACGGGAATCGATGCAACGCCCGAGCGATGGTCAACGCCAAGAGGCCGTCGCCATGGATGACTCGGTGGATCCAAACTTTCACATTTACCTTTGCTTTGGCCAGTCCAACATGGATAGTAGCGGGCGAATGAACGATGCCGATCGCGACGTTCCCGAACGTTTGCTGGTGATGGCCGACTTTGACAACGAACAAAGAGGCTGGCAGAAGCACAACTGGTACCACGCCGTGCCGCCGCTGGCCGCTCGTGGTCGAGGCATTTGCATGGTCGATTCATTCGGAAAAGCCATGGTCAATTCCCTTCCGGAAGACGTCCGCGTCGGAATCATCAAGGTCTGCGTGCCAGGTTGCAAGATCGAACTGTATCAGAAGGAATCGTTTCAGTCGTACGTTGACGGCGAACGCGATTGGCTCAAGAACATCGTCAAAGGCTACGACGGCAATCCCTATCAATACCTTGTCGGCATGGCCAAAGAGGCGCAGAAGCATGGGGTCATCAGAGGAATCCTTCTGCATCAGGGCGAATCCAATACCGGTGACAAAGAGTGGCCTCAGAAGGTCAAGTCCGTCTACGACGACTTGATAACCGACCTGGATTTAGATCCAAACGCGGTGCCTCTTCTTGCAGGAGAAATGGTGCATGCTGACCAAGGCGGGCGGTGTGCAAGTCACAACGCAATTATTGCTAAGTTGCCCGAAGCAATCTCGGTTGCTCAGGTGATCTCGTCGGCAGGTTTGCCGACCGACGACAAGCTTCACTTCAACCCGGAAGGGTCTCGCGGATTCGGCGAGCGGTATGCCGCGGCGATGCTTTCGCTGTTGGCCCAAGAAACCGCCAACGCCAAATAA
- a CDS encoding class I SAM-dependent methyltransferase, translating to MNFPDRSRSDDMPSSDPPNHNSINQYELVDFGGGRKLERVAGRLIDRPSPAAEGLATKQNARWKVAASRFDEKEKQWNHRVEWKPGRCVECGGFRMPVAPTPYGHIGVFPEQQANWDWLRTRELPEVSSGDRPKALNLFAYTGASTMALVSAGFAVAHVDAAKQNVQSARAAAKANGWDDPPIRFLVDDAVKFTAREVRRENRYHTIVMDPPAYGHGPSGKAWRLARDVWPLIDDSLKLLEPDAFRLLITGHSPDVDQNDVQVYLADRVPRTVSPAGTLRFETGRLRLPDQFGRKLDAGFFVRVWNER from the coding sequence ATGAATTTTCCTGATCGCTCTCGCTCGGATGATATGCCTTCCTCGGACCCGCCCAACCACAACTCAATCAACCAGTATGAGTTGGTCGATTTTGGCGGCGGACGAAAACTGGAACGGGTTGCCGGCCGTTTGATCGATCGGCCTTCACCGGCAGCGGAGGGTTTGGCCACGAAACAAAATGCGCGGTGGAAGGTGGCGGCCAGCCGTTTCGACGAAAAGGAAAAACAGTGGAATCATCGGGTGGAGTGGAAACCGGGACGCTGCGTCGAGTGTGGCGGATTCCGTATGCCCGTAGCACCGACTCCGTATGGGCACATCGGTGTCTTCCCGGAACAACAAGCCAATTGGGATTGGTTGAGAACCCGTGAGTTGCCGGAGGTCTCGTCCGGTGATCGTCCCAAAGCACTCAACTTGTTCGCTTACACGGGGGCGTCGACGATGGCGTTGGTGTCGGCTGGGTTTGCCGTTGCTCATGTGGACGCGGCCAAACAGAACGTGCAGTCGGCTCGTGCGGCGGCGAAGGCAAACGGATGGGACGATCCACCGATCCGGTTCTTGGTCGATGATGCGGTCAAGTTCACGGCGAGAGAAGTCCGTCGCGAAAATCGATACCACACGATTGTGATGGACCCGCCAGCTTATGGGCATGGTCCGAGCGGGAAGGCTTGGCGTTTAGCTCGCGATGTGTGGCCGTTGATCGATGACAGCCTGAAGTTGCTGGAACCGGATGCGTTTCGCTTGCTGATCACAGGGCATTCGCCAGACGTCGACCAGAACGATGTGCAGGTGTACTTGGCCGACCGAGTTCCTCGAACGGTAAGCCCGGCAGGAACGCTTCGATTTGAAACGGGACGACTTCGGTTACCAGATCAGTTTGGTCGGAAACTGGACGCGGGTTTCTTTGTTCGCGTTTGGAATGAACGCTAG